A stretch of the Symmachiella macrocystis genome encodes the following:
- a CDS encoding PEP-CTERM sorting domain-containing protein — translation MRRFSIRILLATLVSVFVFGTASAEEIKITTIESYPPSGDQVWFYSDMRGNGTASTVDLSGEGGNLEGAAPLPIGAALLTTGASNGDKAEIAVTDSWGTAGSLIGDVNFSTGYSYYKDSSGDLLNATAAPSIKLSFYNAAYDDVSGQDGFVTLVYEPYWNQVSNPGASVAPPTDTWTTVSIDANSGLFWNTGGFGQTSSAGGPPLLTLADWLTTFDSAFASAELSAVSMGIGTYNQGQTGYFDNVSITSSLASTTYNFEPVPEPSSIAMLLGLGTFGLVGYRWRRKQQQAV, via the coding sequence ATGCGACGTTTTTCGATTCGTATACTCTTGGCAACTCTAGTAAGCGTTTTCGTTTTCGGGACTGCGAGTGCTGAAGAAATTAAAATCACTACGATCGAATCATATCCGCCGTCTGGTGACCAAGTCTGGTTTTATTCTGACATGAGAGGCAATGGAACCGCATCAACTGTTGATCTGTCTGGTGAAGGTGGTAATTTGGAAGGCGCCGCGCCATTGCCAATCGGGGCGGCTTTGTTAACTACTGGAGCGAGCAATGGCGACAAAGCAGAAATTGCCGTGACTGACAGTTGGGGTACTGCAGGAAGTCTGATAGGAGACGTCAATTTCTCGACAGGTTACTCGTACTACAAAGATTCATCTGGCGACTTGCTGAACGCGACGGCGGCACCCTCTATAAAGCTATCATTTTACAATGCAGCCTACGATGACGTATCTGGTCAAGATGGGTTCGTGACTTTAGTTTACGAACCTTACTGGAATCAGGTCAGCAACCCTGGCGCATCCGTCGCGCCCCCAACAGATACGTGGACGACGGTAAGTATCGATGCTAACTCTGGTCTATTTTGGAACACGGGGGGATTTGGTCAGACTAGTTCAGCTGGAGGACCGCCACTGCTAACTCTTGCTGACTGGTTGACGACTTTCGACAGTGCTTTTGCATCTGCTGAACTGTCGGCTGTCAGCATGGGTATCGGTACCTACAATCAGGGACAAACGGGGTATTTTGACAACGTCTCAATTACCAGTTCTCTAGCAAGTACAACCTACAACTTTGAACCTGTGCCAGAACCTTCCAGCATCGCCATGCTGTTAGGACTCGGCACATTCGGACTGGTCGGTTACCGTTGGCGGCGTAAACAGCAACAAGCGGTGTGA
- a CDS encoding PEP-CTERM sorting domain-containing protein has translation MKRMKRNIYRNLLLVSVSISTLLGSAKVANAELMIDVTGLGGDGFTTWTFSGTSIASSSESIPTGTNNIPGFSDVGQLSSDGTTSGLHVILDDGIQNQLFPVLSGLATVTVGADTQSITHVILDADSGTNPDDIGIRVDSLLSYLAGETSSWTGSIVVGVDLNDLRTGSFTNVGSAPLFSSGQGELKMNVNTPVPEPSTYAGLLGITGVSLLAYGWRRKRQHAV, from the coding sequence ATGAAGCGAATGAAGAGAAATATTTACCGAAACCTATTGCTCGTTTCCGTTAGCATTTCAACACTGTTAGGGAGCGCCAAAGTAGCCAATGCCGAACTAATGATCGATGTCACTGGACTTGGCGGTGATGGATTCACGACGTGGACATTTTCTGGAACGTCAATCGCATCGTCGTCCGAGTCTATTCCAACAGGAACCAACAACATACCCGGCTTCTCAGACGTTGGACAGCTGAGTTCCGACGGAACTACATCTGGACTTCATGTGATTCTTGATGACGGTATTCAGAACCAGTTGTTCCCCGTATTGTCTGGATTAGCTACGGTGACAGTTGGGGCAGACACGCAGTCGATTACCCATGTCATCCTGGATGCTGATTCTGGTACCAATCCAGATGATATTGGCATTCGGGTTGATTCTTTGTTGAGTTATTTGGCAGGGGAAACATCATCTTGGACAGGATCGATTGTTGTTGGTGTTGACCTGAATGATCTGCGTACCGGTTCATTTACAAATGTTGGTTCAGCCCCGTTGTTTTCTAGTGGGCAAGGGGAATTAAAAATGAACGTCAATACTCCCGTCCCCGAACCCAGTACCTACGCCGGACTCCTCGGCATCACCGGCGTGTCTCTGCTCGCTTATGGCTGGCGACGCAAACGGCAACACGCTGTGTGA
- a CDS encoding transposase encodes MARNASPSKRVRHSSAEIQGKLRETERLLSEGVLLTEACESVGISRATYYRWRPKQSKSSQEELLSSSIGGNNTRPNCLKSENEALRRLVVDLLLEMKSGN; translated from the coding sequence ATGGCAAGGAATGCGAGCCCCAGCAAACGCGTCAGACATAGTTCCGCGGAGATTCAAGGAAAACTCCGGGAGACCGAACGGTTGTTGTCTGAAGGGGTATTACTCACAGAAGCCTGCGAATCCGTAGGGATTAGCCGAGCGACTTACTACCGCTGGCGACCTAAGCAGAGCAAGTCATCACAGGAGGAATTGCTCTCTTCGTCAATCGGCGGCAATAACACGCGCCCCAACTGCCTCAAATCGGAGAACGAGGCTCTGCGCCGGCTTGTGGTGGATCTATTGCTCGAGATGAAATCCGGCAACTGA
- a CDS encoding PEP-CTERM sorting domain-containing protein produces MLRLISRSALVLMTLGICQGAPCDAAPIVPGQTTFYGRAIQDVRILGGTLINPGPEFVIDDLFGDGYITIDRQAQVGSSISFTGVDSVFTGFRPELGPYTFGAAGSVGVGSFHGTIDNIVQNPADPGFAAGDPSSLISGDLTIDVPSFYFQLAGGAITLETGAEFRFTAALDGLPPRTATLLEGRVPVNEIPVYFGQELVGYSSDRRIELRAVPEPSSMVLLGIGGLALVGYGVRSKRQQAA; encoded by the coding sequence ATGCTTCGATTGATCTCACGCAGTGCTTTGGTGTTAATGACGTTGGGGATTTGCCAAGGGGCGCCCTGTGATGCGGCCCCCATCGTGCCGGGGCAAACCACATTTTATGGCCGCGCCATTCAAGATGTGCGAATTCTTGGCGGGACCTTAATCAACCCGGGTCCCGAGTTTGTGATCGACGACCTGTTTGGAGACGGCTACATCACCATCGATCGCCAGGCCCAAGTCGGCAGTTCTATCAGTTTCACCGGAGTCGACAGCGTATTCACGGGATTTCGCCCAGAGTTGGGGCCGTATACGTTTGGTGCAGCAGGTTCGGTCGGCGTGGGGAGTTTTCACGGTACGATCGACAACATTGTCCAAAATCCTGCTGATCCCGGTTTCGCCGCTGGTGATCCTTCTAGCTTGATCAGCGGAGATCTAACTATTGACGTCCCTTCGTTTTATTTCCAACTCGCCGGTGGAGCTATCACGCTGGAAACCGGCGCTGAGTTTAGGTTTACGGCCGCGCTAGACGGCCTGCCGCCGCGGACGGCGACACTACTGGAGGGCCGTGTCCCGGTGAATGAAATCCCCGTCTATTTCGGGCAGGAATTGGTAGGCTACAGCTCCGACCGCCGCATCGAATTACGCGCGGTGCCCGAACCGTCGAGCATGGTGCTGCTGGGCATCGGCGGATTGGCCCTGGTCGGATACGGAGTACGAAGCAAACGGCAACAAGCTGCGTGA
- a CDS encoding PEP-CTERM sorting domain-containing protein → MRNFVSACLAVTIGLGGSAVFAELTTFNTVTNTYIDEGQTTNVTYGVSVGGTEHFSSGSYRYNDGPGIFSGPTGGSVYHTENVYDPNRTMSSRSGTLKYYQDGTYQTSVSTQNLRVYEERYGNEHYTIKTYNQTGSTRTITVRNVAPTITNFTVNGATVGSVPYLNIYEGQSVSANMTATDPGLYDDLRFVVDVDSASQVTLGTDYDTEYQRQIGGLVGDFTQSGPGYDIFELRGGVYDDDTVTWDNATIDIRVHNLNPIIDFISSSATIEVGDSFSFGASAHDPGDDPLLYRWDLDGDGYYDDLIGTGMTGLFDLGTHQFRLQVTDGDGGYASRGLTLNVVEPPSEAAVPEPSTYAGLLGITCVSLLAYGWRKRRMATP, encoded by the coding sequence ATGCGCAACTTCGTATCGGCCTGCTTGGCCGTGACGATTGGTTTAGGGGGTTCTGCCGTATTTGCCGAATTGACTACGTTCAACACCGTAACCAACACTTATATTGACGAAGGGCAAACCACCAACGTGACTTATGGCGTGTCGGTAGGCGGCACCGAACACTTTAGCTCAGGATCTTATCGCTACAACGACGGTCCTGGGATTTTTTCCGGCCCTACTGGAGGTTCAGTCTACCACACCGAGAACGTCTATGACCCCAATCGGACCATGTCTTCGCGGTCGGGCACCCTGAAGTACTACCAGGATGGCACTTACCAAACTAGCGTTTCTACTCAAAATCTCCGTGTGTACGAAGAGCGATATGGTAACGAGCATTATACGATTAAGACCTATAATCAAACGGGATCTACGCGAACGATCACCGTGCGAAACGTCGCGCCAACGATCACCAATTTCACGGTCAACGGTGCCACAGTGGGGTCTGTACCATATCTCAATATTTATGAAGGCCAGTCGGTATCAGCAAACATGACCGCGACTGACCCTGGGCTATACGATGATCTCCGATTTGTGGTGGATGTCGATAGTGCATCACAGGTGACACTGGGAACTGATTACGATACTGAATACCAGCGACAAATCGGAGGTCTTGTTGGAGATTTCACCCAAAGTGGCCCCGGATACGACATTTTCGAATTGAGGGGGGGCGTCTACGATGATGATACGGTGACGTGGGACAATGCTACGATTGATATTCGCGTCCACAATCTCAATCCAATCATCGACTTTATCTCATCGAGCGCAACCATCGAGGTGGGTGACTCATTTAGCTTTGGAGCATCTGCGCATGACCCTGGCGACGATCCGTTGCTATATCGCTGGGATCTGGATGGCGACGGCTACTACGATGATCTTATCGGCACCGGTATGACCGGCCTGTTCGATCTGGGTACTCACCAGTTTAGACTTCAAGTTACCGATGGAGACGGAGGTTACGCTTCCCGCGGACTGACGCTCAACGTCGTCGAGCCACCCTCTGAGGCCGCAGTCCCCGAACCTAGCACCTACGCCGGACTTCTCGGCATCACCTGCGTCTCCCTGCTCGCATACGGCTGGCGGAAGCGACGTATGGCCACCCCCTAA
- a CDS encoding PEP-CTERM sorting domain-containing protein, with product MKRLLLAGLLSFGLLSTAQAETVRPYDSFGDLGSNFYTITPGVTTISLGDGTGPNPGGEFTVDKINGDATYNPYWSGFCVEYSEHFAYNENMEVYGISDYADDGGPPANSVDYLSDETRWLFAQFWTKDLFGVNGSGTTQLDGYYDNQANNAKYLQQAIWMLEDEITVNDQNWYYKSAKAAVLAGTAEGVARFDDVKVLNLYRQNLDSQGNPVKAQDQLVVIGDGLGESPEVPEPSSFAGLIGIFSVSLLGYGWRRKQQQVA from the coding sequence ATGAAACGATTACTTCTAGCCGGACTGCTGAGTTTTGGCTTGCTGTCCACTGCTCAGGCCGAAACGGTAAGGCCTTACGATTCATTTGGTGATCTTGGTTCGAACTTCTACACAATCACCCCTGGCGTAACTACAATCAGTCTGGGCGACGGGACGGGCCCCAATCCGGGTGGCGAGTTCACAGTTGACAAGATCAACGGTGATGCGACTTACAACCCCTACTGGTCAGGCTTCTGCGTCGAGTATTCTGAGCATTTTGCCTACAATGAAAACATGGAAGTCTACGGCATTTCAGACTATGCCGATGACGGCGGTCCACCTGCCAATAGTGTTGACTATCTATCCGATGAGACCAGGTGGCTTTTTGCCCAATTTTGGACCAAAGATTTGTTTGGCGTAAACGGTAGCGGCACAACACAACTTGATGGTTATTATGACAATCAAGCTAACAACGCAAAATATCTGCAACAAGCGATATGGATGCTGGAAGACGAGATAACTGTTAACGACCAAAACTGGTATTACAAGTCTGCGAAGGCAGCCGTGCTTGCGGGCACTGCCGAAGGTGTGGCCCGGTTCGATGACGTGAAAGTCTTAAACCTATATAGACAGAATCTAGACAGTCAAGGCAATCCAGTCAAAGCTCAGGACCAATTGGTCGTCATCGGCGATGGATTAGGTGAGAGCCCCGAAGTGCCCGAACCCTCTTCATTCGCTGGCCTGATCGGCATCTTTAGCGTCTCACTACTCGGCTACGGTTGGCGACGTAAACAGCAACAGGTTGCGTAA
- a CDS encoding PEP-CTERM sorting domain-containing protein (PEP-CTERM proteins occur, often in large numbers, in the proteomes of bacteria that also encode an exosortase, a predicted intramembrane cysteine proteinase. The presence of a PEP-CTERM domain at a protein's C-terminus predicts cleavage within the sorting domain, followed by covalent anchoring to some some component of the (usually Gram-negative) cell surface. Many PEP-CTERM proteins exhibit an unusual sequence composition that includes large numbers of potential glycosylation sites. Expression of one such protein has been shown restore the ability of a bacterium to form floc, a type of biofilm.), whose protein sequence is MKRWIGISVACVALVVVAGKQVQAEIITTSFTGTVINPLPYAGTTGIGTFSYDDAGLTGIGPEIVAAPSGLMIDFTIFGQTFTQLDDIQYNAFPQLTLLEGVPDYLDFVIDEISTPIDEPNVLAIRVQSDLTPDGLGGYTADVNLVITPEPSTYAGLLGIIGVSLLAYGWRRRKQAV, encoded by the coding sequence ATGAAGCGATGGATTGGAATCTCGGTGGCGTGCGTTGCACTCGTGGTTGTCGCGGGAAAGCAGGTGCAAGCGGAGATCATAACTACATCTTTTACGGGAACAGTGATTAATCCACTGCCCTATGCAGGCACGACTGGAATAGGAACATTTTCCTATGATGATGCCGGCCTGACAGGCATTGGTCCTGAGATCGTTGCTGCCCCCTCGGGGTTGATGATAGACTTCACCATTTTCGGACAAACATTCACACAACTGGATGACATCCAATATAACGCCTTTCCCCAACTGACTTTGCTCGAAGGCGTTCCTGATTATTTGGATTTCGTAATTGATGAAATCTCGACGCCTATTGATGAACCGAATGTATTAGCCATAAGAGTTCAAAGCGATCTTACTCCTGATGGATTGGGCGGGTATACCGCAGACGTAAATTTGGTTATCACACCTGAACCCAGTACCTACGCTGGACTCCTCGGTATCATCGGCGTCTCGCTGCTCGCCTACGGTTGGCGACGCAGAAAGCAGGCTGTTTAA
- a CDS encoding LTA synthase family protein has protein sequence MAISCLLIVLWASENFLLQALTLISDAPSPESALISRPIKRSLVRATINLLSASVIVLLAPRWLLRLVIVLDGIASIILYAYFDYFSFPLSWTVMVNQSTEGATFTDSLLALIPPGIAVGITICIALNLALISLRDRYLKPTILARQWGIRIGICYFTLVFVLVAFIRPMSGLATWHSLSHIGSLYGYTISWGGESAYRDNENLLQMANEAAKVTSDKLANIEPDIGFNGHIVIIQVESLDYAILNSQVNNRWVMPRLRRLLSGGISYEIEAVHQSGSSDADFVMLTGRLPVGIVAPYRVDGFEYKDCLPHLAKTHGYETVSLHGNRGTFFSRRACFQQMGFDRLLFQEELVTLGLPESDWGIEDSRVFEMSSDLIEQSTQPQFHFLVTLTTHTPFSFLPANAPQLFSESTSMLQKYCNNMYYMDRILCDYLQRLPEQTTVVIYGDHDSRVKYESKGDTTLERVPFAIIRVGEQIQQNRLQETNVAIGLLDCATYVRRQFGVTPARRPR, from the coding sequence TTGGCGATTTCTTGTCTGTTGATCGTCCTCTGGGCATCCGAAAACTTTTTGCTACAGGCTTTGACGCTAATTTCAGACGCCCCTTCGCCCGAAAGTGCCCTAATAAGCCGACCGATAAAGCGAAGCCTAGTCCGTGCAACAATTAACCTGTTGTCTGCAAGTGTGATTGTTTTGCTAGCCCCACGATGGCTCCTGAGGCTTGTTATTGTCCTGGACGGAATTGCGAGCATTATTCTTTATGCGTACTTTGACTATTTTTCTTTCCCACTGTCCTGGACAGTGATGGTCAATCAATCGACAGAAGGAGCGACTTTCACTGATAGCCTACTGGCACTTATTCCACCTGGAATAGCTGTTGGCATTACCATTTGTATCGCCCTAAATCTCGCGCTAATTTCGTTACGGGACAGATACTTGAAACCAACGATATTAGCCCGACAATGGGGCATCCGTATTGGGATTTGTTATTTCACACTTGTTTTTGTTCTTGTCGCTTTCATCCGCCCAATGAGCGGTTTGGCAACGTGGCATTCGCTGAGCCACATCGGGAGCCTCTATGGCTACACGATTTCTTGGGGAGGGGAGTCTGCCTACCGTGATAACGAGAACTTGCTCCAAATGGCAAACGAAGCGGCAAAAGTCACAAGCGACAAGCTGGCAAATATCGAACCTGACATCGGGTTCAATGGGCATATTGTGATTATTCAGGTAGAAAGTTTGGATTACGCGATCCTTAACTCACAAGTTAATAACCGCTGGGTAATGCCAAGACTTAGACGTCTTCTTTCAGGTGGCATTTCATATGAGATTGAAGCCGTTCACCAAAGCGGATCGTCAGACGCGGATTTCGTGATGCTGACAGGTCGATTGCCCGTGGGAATCGTGGCTCCATATCGAGTAGACGGATTTGAATACAAGGATTGTTTGCCTCACCTCGCAAAAACACATGGTTATGAAACCGTCTCACTGCATGGGAATCGTGGCACGTTTTTCTCAAGACGGGCATGCTTTCAACAAATGGGATTTGATCGATTATTGTTTCAAGAAGAATTGGTGACCCTTGGGTTGCCAGAATCAGATTGGGGGATCGAGGACTCAAGGGTTTTTGAAATGTCTTCCGACCTCATTGAACAGTCGACTCAGCCACAGTTCCACTTTCTGGTAACACTTACAACCCACACTCCATTCTCATTTCTTCCAGCGAATGCACCTCAGTTATTTTCAGAGAGCACAAGTATGCTCCAGAAGTATTGCAACAACATGTATTACATGGACCGGATCTTATGTGATTATCTACAGAGATTGCCGGAGCAGACCACCGTTGTTATTTATGGAGATCACGATTCTCGGGTCAAGTACGAATCCAAAGGTGACACCACCCTTGAACGGGTACCATTCGCAATAATACGTGTAGGGGAACAAATTCAGCAAAACAGGTTGCAGGAGACGAATGTTGCGATCGGCTTGCTGGACTGTGCAACTTATGTGCGTCGTCAGTTTGGCGTCACTCCAGCACGGCGACCCCGGTGA
- a CDS encoding FHA domain-containing protein: MMFVNPDNQSAENSPYQLSASGSIAHLGYVPESDVVQFRDDCGVVGGRGELMVKSSEGTLLQRIAIDRPGILVGRANGCDIRLQHPDVRYRHAYLQCVDDRILLCDLGKRVRGRRTQRNVVSELTKHNDVVSVGPYSIHLSLNNDIERSNPAPPTVDQTDSSRHFTCEHQPLTIQLELFAGAAKPTTFDVRHDLTLIGKGRACKVRLIHRSVSKVHCSLVRTRSGLWVVDLLGRGAGTLVDGRRVRFAQLHNDSVLQVGKFSARISITESEPSTTTPSNAPPLSAVQFAEPHLQVSDNATSDPTTIGHNGTSSLTHYAPTQLQTSQQSQNLAHPHNNGQANHVESQSDHRLIEIVRSMLAEFGATQTDVVERMHDSTIEMLQVITALQSNQIDSLREELQRVHEINAELLGLQKKSWQAMESAMQQQSAIEHTAPAKDVAALLKTGRELSQRMESLPSQIAAAVAATAPKEQTITVNHPERITQAEPTAKVSNTNTSNSKPLESTPDKALHEATPKTNTKVDEESVPPSAEQVAAKSDLEESNNSAKRVPNNPTSQAKVELGHAWVCGRIATLQKERDSRWEKIKRVFGGD; the protein is encoded by the coding sequence ATGATGTTCGTAAATCCCGATAACCAGAGTGCAGAAAACTCACCCTATCAATTGTCCGCTTCCGGTTCGATTGCGCACCTAGGATATGTGCCTGAGTCCGATGTGGTTCAATTCCGCGACGATTGTGGCGTCGTGGGTGGCCGCGGTGAATTAATGGTCAAGTCCTCAGAGGGGACGCTCCTACAGCGGATTGCTATCGATCGCCCTGGCATTCTAGTCGGCCGCGCGAACGGATGTGACATCCGCTTGCAACACCCCGACGTCCGCTATCGCCACGCCTATCTTCAGTGCGTCGACGATCGAATCCTCCTCTGCGACCTCGGCAAGCGCGTTCGTGGTCGTCGCACGCAGCGGAATGTCGTTTCCGAGCTTACTAAACACAACGATGTCGTCTCCGTCGGCCCCTATTCAATTCACCTTTCGCTCAACAACGACATTGAACGATCCAACCCCGCCCCACCCACAGTCGATCAAACAGACTCGTCGCGCCATTTTACCTGTGAACATCAACCGCTCACGATCCAGCTCGAACTCTTTGCGGGAGCCGCTAAGCCCACGACGTTCGATGTCAGACACGATCTGACGCTGATCGGAAAAGGACGAGCCTGCAAAGTACGATTGATCCATCGCAGTGTCTCCAAGGTGCATTGTAGTCTCGTGCGTACAAGATCAGGCCTCTGGGTCGTTGATTTATTAGGCCGTGGAGCCGGCACGTTAGTCGATGGTCGCCGCGTCAGATTTGCACAACTGCATAATGACAGTGTTTTGCAAGTCGGCAAATTCAGCGCTCGTATCTCGATCACCGAATCGGAGCCTTCGACAACCACCCCATCGAACGCCCCTCCGTTGTCTGCAGTTCAGTTTGCAGAGCCTCACCTGCAAGTGTCCGACAACGCCACTTCCGATCCCACAACAATCGGGCACAACGGAACATCATCCCTCACCCATTATGCGCCAACACAGCTACAAACTAGCCAACAAAGTCAGAACCTGGCTCACCCACACAATAATGGTCAAGCGAACCATGTGGAAAGCCAGTCGGACCACCGGCTGATCGAAATCGTCCGATCGATGCTCGCGGAGTTTGGTGCCACCCAGACTGATGTCGTCGAACGCATGCATGATTCGACGATCGAGATGCTTCAGGTCATCACCGCTTTACAAAGCAACCAAATCGACTCACTCCGTGAAGAACTGCAACGCGTCCACGAAATCAACGCTGAATTGCTTGGCCTGCAGAAGAAGTCCTGGCAGGCGATGGAATCGGCAATGCAACAACAGTCGGCGATTGAGCATACTGCCCCCGCCAAAGACGTCGCAGCCCTGTTGAAAACCGGCCGCGAGTTGTCGCAACGCATGGAATCGCTCCCCAGCCAAATCGCCGCCGCCGTCGCAGCAACAGCGCCGAAAGAACAAACAATTACGGTCAACCACCCAGAGCGAATCACCCAAGCGGAACCCACGGCCAAAGTCAGTAACACAAATACCTCGAACTCAAAGCCGCTTGAATCCACACCCGACAAAGCCCTGCATGAAGCCACACCGAAGACAAATACGAAAGTCGACGAGGAATCGGTGCCCCCCAGTGCCGAACAGGTGGCTGCTAAAAGTGATCTGGAAGAGAGTAACAACAGCGCAAAGCGAGTGCCAAACAATCCCACATCCCAAGCCAAAGTCGAACTCGGCCACGCCTGGGTCTGCGGCCGCATCGCCACGCTACAAAAAGAACGTGACAGCCGTTGGGAAAAAATCAAACGCGTCTTCGGCGGGGATTGA
- a CDS encoding phosphodiester glycosidase family protein, translating to MRSSRFRTFCYGLLLFGVSPFVILGTFQAFYRFGPRPVPGTTPLFHGVDYIRIVLDEPTPAVVHILKVDLKADGVEVFVTPPEYADGVFAVEPRTTSQFLSEFGLQAAINGSHFSPFERRNPLSYIPYWSDPKDVLGGAASRWAQYGTPKHWCPVLHIDESGHGTIARSLERPWYTATAGTRHFIVEGEPSSVDSGPFDAMTAAGLDAEGRTLFLVVVDGDQLPYSEGIDQIGLASLLLDQGVYNAIRLDGGGSSTMLSQGTFGIPIRLNRPVQGGFLGIERPVGNHIGVFAKPLAFSGPP from the coding sequence ATGCGATCCTCGCGATTCCGCACATTCTGCTATGGCCTCTTGCTCTTTGGCGTGAGTCCCTTCGTGATCCTTGGAACGTTTCAGGCGTTTTACCGTTTCGGACCACGCCCTGTACCTGGCACCACGCCTCTCTTTCATGGCGTTGACTACATCCGCATAGTTCTCGACGAACCAACGCCGGCGGTCGTGCATATCCTAAAGGTTGACCTCAAGGCGGACGGCGTGGAAGTGTTTGTCACGCCACCTGAGTATGCAGATGGCGTCTTTGCGGTGGAGCCGCGTACGACCTCTCAGTTCTTAAGTGAATTCGGTCTTCAGGCAGCAATCAACGGTTCCCACTTTTCCCCGTTCGAGCGGCGAAATCCTCTGTCGTACATCCCGTACTGGAGCGATCCGAAAGACGTGCTGGGCGGAGCAGCTTCGCGATGGGCTCAATATGGCACTCCGAAACACTGGTGCCCTGTGCTGCACATCGATGAAAGCGGCCATGGCACGATTGCTCGGTCTTTAGAGCGTCCCTGGTACACAGCGACAGCCGGCACGAGACATTTCATTGTGGAGGGCGAGCCAAGTTCAGTGGATTCCGGCCCGTTCGATGCAATGACCGCAGCCGGCCTTGATGCGGAAGGTCGGACTCTGTTCCTCGTCGTCGTCGATGGGGATCAGCTGCCCTATAGCGAGGGGATTGACCAAATCGGGCTCGCATCACTCTTACTCGACCAGGGTGTCTACAACGCAATTCGACTCGATGGAGGCGGCTCTTCGACGATGCTTTCCCAGGGCACCTTCGGAATCCCCATTCGACTGAATCGACCGGTTCAGGGAGGCTTCCTCGGCATTGAGCGACCGGTCGGCAATCACATCGGTGTTTTTGCTAAGCCTCTTGCGTTCTCAGGTCCACCGTAA